DNA sequence from the Malus sylvestris chromosome 10, drMalSylv7.2, whole genome shotgun sequence genome:
TGCATTGTTTTGGTATTGATATTTATTTATGATGTGGTGAATTAGTCCCATTTACTATGGACTCTCGAACTTGATTTGTAAATTCTGTTTAGGGTTATGTGGAAATAGAAACTTGTTGGTGCACTCGGTGTATGTATATGCGACTGAACTAGTAGGTTAGGAAAGGTGTAGTTTAGTTTTGCTTGACTTTGTTGCCAATAGGACCAAAACATTGAGTAAGATAGTATGGCAGCCTGTAGCTAAAAATTCTGAATTTCAAAAGTTGTCATGGAAAGATATTTCGAGTGGTTCCCAATCGTTTCTTCATTGCTGTAAGTTTGAGGTGGGCAACGGGGAGAGGGTGAGGTTTTGGGAGGATGGGTGGTTAGAAGGAGGACCATTGAAAGAGCAATTTCCTAGACTATTCTTGCTATCGAGGATGCACAATCAGAACATTTCAAGTTTTGTGGATCTTTCTACCAATTCTTTGAGTTGGAATTTTGATTTCAGGAGAAATTTGAATGAGGCGGAGATAGAAGAGGCGGCTAGATTATTACAGAAAGTGGAAGAGGTTCGCTTATCTCAATCAAGAACGGACAACAGAAGGTGGAAACTGGAAGCATCAGGATTGTTCACATGCAAATCCTATCGCTCCTTCTTGAGTAACAATGGGATTATGCAATATTTTCCACCTTATTCACAGATTTGGAAATCAAAAGTTCCTCCGAAGGTCAAAATTCTTGTCTGGCTGGTGGCCAAAGGGAAGCTCAACACTTGTGACCAAATTCAAAGGAGAAGCCATTTTATATGCTTATCCCCACATTGGTGCAGTTTGTGCAAAGCTAGCGAGGAGAGTGTAAACCACATTTTTCTCCATTGTTCTTACACGATTCAATTGTGGTGGAAATTGTTTCAGGAGGTTAGAGCTAGTTGGGTCATTCCAAAGGGTTGCTTCGAGCTTCTAAGCACCAAGTTTCAGGCCCTAGGAATTGGGAGGAAAGCCAAAGTTTTGTGGGGTTGTCTGGTCTCGGCAGTTTTTTGGAACATATGGCTGGAGCGTAACAAAAGAATTTTTGAGGATTATACGGGTGTGGGGGTAGAAGTACTttgagtcattgagcatagattgaggcaagagacacgggtttcggacaaccaattcgggttcatgccagggcgctcaaccatggaggcaatctatctcttacgaagattgatggaaagatatagagatgggaaaaaggatttacacatggtctttatagatttggaaaaagcgtatgatagggtcccaagagacattctttggaggattttagagaagaaaggagtacgagtagcatatatccaagctataaaggatatgtatgaaggagcaaagactgccgtaagaactcatgaaggacaaaccgaaagctttcccataactgtaggattacatcaaggctcatccttaagtccttacctttttacgttggtaatggatgagttaacaggacatattcaagatgatattccttggtgtatgcttttcgcagacgatatagtgttgatagatgaaactcaggaaggggtaaatgcaaagcttaacctttggagagaagtgttggaatctaaaggtcttcgcctaagccgatcaaagacagaatatatggagtgcaagttcagtgcaaatggaggccaaaacgagttaggggtgaggatcggagatcaagaaataccaaagagcgaccgttttcgttacctaggatctatcttgcaaaagaacggagaattagatggagatctcaaccatagaatacaagctggatggatgaagtggaagagtgcatccggcgtgttgtgtgaccgccgtatgccactgaagctcaagggaaaattttataggacggcaataaggccagcgatgctgtatggcacagaatgttgggcggtgaagcatcaacacatacacaaaatgggtgtagcggagatgaggatgcttcgttggatgtgtaggcacacgagaaaggataagattaagaatgaggatatccggggtaaagtaggagtagccgaaattgaaggcaagatgagagaaaatcggttacggtggtttggacatgtgcaacgaaggcctactgacgctccgattagaagatgcgactatgggacagaggttcagggccgaaggggtagaggaagacctaggaaaactttggaagagactctaagaaaagacttagagtacttggatctaacgaaggacatgacacaggaccgagcacaatggcgttctaagattcatatagccgatcccactcagtgacttggattttccaagtctccaatcgagaagttttcctcactcgggaaattaagggaacactaccccaacctacatgctccactcagaaagcttcaacatacaagcttcaacaaaagaaaattcaaagaacttagcgaagaaggttttggtgtatttaacacaatacgttgaaataaaggaaaacttatttattgatatccccgataagctacaaatgtgtacatatacatgagtcaaaataaacaaacaagagggagccttcacaagggttgcttaggagaagtctcagcagtcggtagagccccagaaagagaaggcaccggagggggatcattcggaacctcagtactggacagaaccctagaaggaggaggcatcagaggttgattatttggagcttcattacgcggtacagccccagaagacgaaggcaataaatgcctttggaacaaacccacaaatctctgatgatcaagtaaaacctgaccatcagtttccttcatctggtcaagcttcctcttcatgtttgtagcatagtcatgtgcgagccggtgcaactgtttattctcatgcttgagccctctaatctcctgtttgagactcatcacctcagccgccaatgattcaacttggcgggttcgagcaaataggcgttgggccatattagacacagaacttgcacactgaacactgagagccagcgaatccttaacagctaactcatcagaccgtttggaaagtagtctgttatctttgggagtgagaaggttcctggccaccaccgcagcagtcatatcattcttcatcacggaatccccaacggtaagaggaccagtaggggagacgaaggatgggcgccatatgttgtctggagaaggcggggctgcctcttcaacaaggttcaagtcaaaacgacggtcggaggggccagacattttcaaaggtgttgaagagagaagaggttggacaaatcaagatcttagaagtgcaagaatggagcttctactggtggagattcaagtgtgctttggaacttaatgccagcccctataaaaatctgcactcgacggatcttcagaaatcgaagaggcgcctgctcagaaatcgaagaggcgtttgctttctcaaaagctgggctgcttagagaccacgagggttgatctcagaaatcgaagaggcgtttgctttctcaaaagttaggctgctcaaagaccacgaaggccgatctcagaaatcgaagaggcgctcactttctcaaaagctgggctcctcagagaccacgagggccgatctcagaaatcgaagaggcacctacttttccagccttgtcagcacctgtcacacgcacactcagctttacggaaattatgggcattctgtcgaagacttctgaggaagtagaaaacacatgaatcttactgttcaatcacccacttcccacacgcaacactagctcatgggtaccacagataactttgccaaagttctctgccaaaattGAGCACGTAAAGCTTGCagttcccactacatcgctctgaccaagaaaggtaaaagaatagcaaagaaacagcactaacaaagtttagacccataaattttgaaggtctagctaccatattattacccacaagggtaaaggaacagtaccactgctggataattggaaagtccctgtgtgtcaacctctgtgcttcgtggcaaggtagactagtaaacatgcccaacctttactcacactcGAGAAAACACtaccaataagattgcttgctccaaaatcgaagaggcaccgtcctccgaatctcgagagccagactcccaacatgactactttctcaaaaatcgaagagagggtaaaggaacagtaccattgctggataattggaaaatccctgtgtgtcaacctctgtgcttcgtggcaaggtagactagcaaacatgcccaacctttactcacattcgagaaaacactcccaacaagattgcttgctccaaaatcgaagaggcaccgccctccgaatctcgagagccagactcccaacatgattactttctcaaaaatcgaagtgacactgctccccgaatctcgagagccagacccccatcatgattgctttcttaaaaatcgaagatgcatcgttctccgaatcaatcgaagagacgctcgctttctcaaaagctgggctgctcagagaccacgagggccgatctcagaaatcgaagaggcacctacttttctagccttgtcagcacctgtcacacgcactcagctttgcggaaattatgggcattctgtcgaagacttctcgagagcacagaccactttttcaaagtgctctgacagagttaaaacatgtgaagctggcagctcccactaccgtgctatgaccaagcagggtaaaggaatagcattactacttgttgttagggagactcctatatatgtcgacctccatccccaacggacaggcagacctgcaaaaatgttcaacccttcctcatatttgagagggcactcccaacgaagcctttcgaaatattcagctttctttccccccgataatacctttgcaaacaagctatactagagcaagaatatctcatatcatcagggttaaaagcaagagtatcccatatcatgctttttccctgtcttttcctttggccttgttgttacctgcaagacaaggagaaagagagcaatcagtcagcacttggaatcaagcttccagccaggaactgactgcctggaaccccttacctgattacttacctggcattgctctcgagtactcatcttcaacatcttatgtttccagggaagataccgcatctgcttgaggaacagatagggcaagtgcgaaggatacaaggaagcatgtggagacaagcgtaacagcacacgtgccgatacatccattactctgtcaaaagcaaaagtatcccatatcagcagggtcgaacgtactctagatttgatggacttgttttgaccctcaaattcttcagtcggctcgggaggaaaccagaaaaccctccagctcagttcaagaataagcctgtggaaagttacttcttcaaaagcaaaagtatcccatatcatctcttctcatctttcttctctttatccttcatgctgctgcaagatggggagaaggtgaacaatcagccggagctctgattgcttaccttgtctgtcacctctttcagcagatcccctagctcggcgacttgggagactcctactacatggtttgtatcgcgcttgaccaagcctgaaactacaagtaagcttcaagtgaaattgatacattaccttgtgcatctccaccagttaaagataccacccctggatggaggaagagtacttccagagaagatgccacatctacctatgagacagataaggcaagtcaagacgataccacactccgatacttagaagtttcgtgattacgagatcattctcgcacaatatttcttaatgtcatttgtactaaatcattcacttgtactcactaaaggagagcttgaacctatgtacttgtgtaaacccttcacaattaatgagaactcttctattccgtggacgtagccaatctgggtgaaccacgtacatcttgtgtttgctttcctatctctattcatttatatacttatccacactaatgaccggagcaatctagcgaagatcacaaaaagcgaccgtttttgctgcctaggatctatcttgcaagagaacggagaattagatggagatctcaaccatagaatacgaccTGGacggatgaagtgtaagagtgcatctggcgtgttatgtgaccgtcgtaggccactgaagctcaagggaaaattttataggacgacaataaggccaacgatgttgtatggcacagaatgttggacggtgaagcatcaacacgtacacaaaatgggtgtagcggagatgaggatgcttcgtgggatgtgtgggcacacgagaaaggataagattgggcatgaggatatccgaggtaaagtaggagtagccgaaattgaaggaaagatgagagaaaatcggttccggtgatttggacatgggcaaagaaggccgactgacgctccggttcgaagatgtgactacgggacagaggttcagggccgaaggggtagaggaagacctaggaaaactttagaagagactctaagaaaagacttagagtacttggatcgaacggaggacatgacacaaaaccgagcgcaatggcgttctaggattcatatagccgaccccacttagtgggaaaaggctttgttgttgttgttgttgttgtggggGTAGAAGTACTTTGGGGAAGAGTAAAATATTGGGCAGCCCTATGGGCTTCAGTCTCAAATGATTTTAATAATTACTCTCTTTCTCAATTACTGTGGGATTTGTTAGCAGCAGTAAAGTGAGTTAGGTCTAGCTTTTATTGCTGTAGTCAAATCCTATTGAGAGTTTTTCTTGTATCTTGTAAATGGTGGATTTCTTATCCACTTCAGTGTATTTCTATTCTCTTTTATAAAATGTTTGTTTCTTCTCAAAGTTGTTTGTGGTTTCGGGTTTTTTCGCATGTTTTCAATGACATACAAATAGAAATGAACTGTATCTGGGCTAATTGTTTTGAAGTAGGACTTGATACCAAGAAGACAGCAATAGAATACGAACTGAGCTGAAGGTTTACTTACCAAGAAGATAGCAAGTAGAATACTGACGAATCATTGTTAGAGACAAGGGAAAAACTAGAATATCTGTTTTGTCATCCAAAGTGGTACGAAGAGCTTGATTTAGGTAATGTAATTTCTGGAAATAAAAGTTTTCAATTGGATATTGACGATTATGATGCTAATTTGGAACCAATGTGATAGGATGTGATAACACAAGCGGAGTCTACATATATCAGTGATGAGGGGGGTGGATACTTATGTACGATTACTTTTAGAATGTTCCAAGGTTTATCATGTCTGCTCTGCTTATAATTAGGATTTTAATGACTGTTTATCAAAATGAATGAAATCTATAGGGGGTTATAAATGGTAACAATATCTGTCAGTTACTGATACAAAGGCTGGCAGTTGTAGATCTGCTAAGTTGGGTTAGTTGGGCGTGTGCCATTTGCATACTTAATTTTGACCTCAACCATAGCCCGTTGACTGGATTGAATTAGGTACCAAATAGGCGGAATGAACTTGGTAGTTGTTAAAGGCTATCATTTTTTTTCAGGATCTTCTTACATATGTACTATTTATGTAGCTTAACTTCTGACTTCACTTGCCTTTAAGGTTTGTTGTAACAGAAAATAGAAACAAAATATTCCTTTCTGTTGTGTTATACTAAAGCTTCTAGTTCTTGATTGTCTGTTTGCCTCCACTTTAGCATATCTTACTAATTAAAAAGaattatcataattttttttcttccccggAAATTGACTCAGTGGTGTGGCAGATAGAAGGGGATATTTTGGCTGTAAAGAAAGCACTTATTGCTGTTTCTGGCTGTCTTCAAGAATGTCCACCAGTTGACAAGACAAGGATGAGTGTAAGCAGGCCTGAGGCAGTTCCTCGTGAGACTCTACCTGATCTGCGTTTAGATCATCTTTCACAGAGGAACTCAATGCTTAATTTGGCAAGCAACTCCATGAGTTATGTTTCAGGAGTTCGTCCATCATCAAGAGAGGCTGAAAGGATCCCCACACTTGAGACAAAACAACAGGAAGTTTCTTTCAGGATTCTTTGTGCCAATGATAAGATTGGTGGTGTAATTGGAAGGGGGGGTTCCATTGTTAGGGCTCTTCAAAATGAGACAGGTGCTGCAATAAGTGTTGCTGCCTCTGTGGCTGAGTGCGATGAACGATTAATTACTGTTTCTGCATCGGAGGTTTGTCATTctgtcttttttcttttctttttccttttttttaatatctatatttttcttatatctGCGTCATATTCTATAGAATCCTGAATCAAGGTACTCGCCAGCACAAAAGGCTGCTGTTCTTGTCTTCTCAAGGTCCGTAGAGGCAGGCATTGAAAAGGGGCGAGACTCAAGCTCAAATAAAGGGTCACCCCTTACTGCACGGCTTGTAGTTTCATCAAACCAAGTTGGTTGTTTGCTGGGAAAAGGGGGTGTAATAGTTTCAGAGATCCGGAAGGCAACTGGCACTGGTATACGAATAGTAGGGGGTGACCAGGTCCCCAAGTGTGCCTTAGAGAATGATGAAGTTGTACAGGTGTGGTGTTATCGCATTCTTTAAGGAAGGCATATAATTGGATTTTGTTTTGGTCCTATTGGTGAAATTCGTTATATTTGAAGTTGATGATATGAACTTGCAAGTTTCTCATATATTTATCATTTGTTTCCCAGATTTCAGGGGATTTTTCAAATGTGCAAGATGCTTTGTACAATATTACTGGTAGGTTACGAGATAACCTTTTCTCCAGCACAGTAAGTAATCCTGGAAGAAGgagcaattcatccatgttaacCGATACAAGTCCTTATGGAAGACTCAAGGATCCGAATCCTATTGGATATCAGCCATCATCATCGGTTGGTATTACTTGTGGTCTGAGCCGTCATTCAACACTAATTCAAAATATGGATCATCTTGGTCTTTCCCATAGTTTAGATCATCCTTCCCCACCAAGACCATGGGCATCACAGGTAAGTCTCTCTCACATGGTCTCaactgttttattttattttattttattttatttttaatatatttaagtTGATTTATGGATTGTATTGCAGATGTCAGCTTTCACAGATGTTGGAAGGGGTCTGACTTCTTTAAAAAGTGGCACAGATATTGGCAGGTTAGAAAATTATGAGATTGGGCTAAGCCACTAAGCTATAAATGGATATGAATATCAAATGAATGCTGTCTTGAAAGCATAAGTAAATAGCTTCAGATCACGAGATCTGAGCTGCTTGGTGTGAACAAAGTTGTTAGATAGGAGGTCATCTCATTATGATTTTCCTGGCTTGAGTTACCATTTAGTGGGCTGTATCTGAATTTATGGATACGAATTGAAACTGAAATTTGTATAATATATTGGATTAAATTTGGCTAGTAGTTAAATTAGACATTGTTAGTAATTTCCTTTCTCTTGCAGTTAACGTCAACCAATGATATTAGGCATTAAAAACATTTATAACTAGATTCACATTTCACCACTTTCTAGGAACTTGACCGCTCATGCTAGTTGATTGTCACGCACAGcattttttcataattaattgAAATACCCTTGACTGTCGCCTAAAAGTAATCATAGACTAGCTACCTCTCTATTATTCCATATCACTCCTCAGTTTGTCACTTAATTGAAACACCCACCTCATTCGGTTTCAAACGGATACTGAAAATTCGTGCAATTATGTACTTAAAGTTTCTAATGGGATGcaccttccattttttttaatttttgtttcttaaaCTCTGTCCTTCTGTAATAGCAGCGGGAGCAAATCTGCTATTGTGACAAATACAACTGTAGAGATCATAGTTCCTGAAAATGTTATTGGCTCTGTGTATGGAGAGAATGGTGCCAATTTGGCTCGTCTGAGACAGGTATACGTCATAACTTTTGCAGCAGTATTGCTTCTTTGGTTTCGTTTTAAGGAAACTGTGCTCTTCGTATGTGCCTAGCAAGCACCCTTCTCTATCAAGTTTCTTGCTTGCTGGATTTCAAACCTTAAGATAACCACTTTGGCTCTATTATATTTTGAGGGCTTCCCATGTCTACTAAATCCACTTTGGCTCTATTATATTTTGAGGGCTTCCCATGACTACTAAATTTCTAATCGGTATTTTATTACTGATAAGGAATTGTGCAAAATTTAAGAGCACATTGAAGTGGCTGGGAAGACCACAATTATGTTGCCATATAATAGTTGTTTTTGCTTGGGCGAAGGGGCCTTGTTATAAGATGCTTGGGCAAACGCCATCATGAACTTCAAGGATATCACAGTTGCATACTGTTTCAAACTTCACAGATGTCTCTGTTTATACATCAACTTAAACTTATCT
Encoded proteins:
- the LOC126586520 gene encoding KH domain-containing protein HEN4-like isoform X2, which produces MGSTFFSLPAKRSLSTTMSSDSNPNFEKGPSKRSRPPPPLSVPPAHVAFRMLCHASRIGGVIGKSGSVIKQLQQATGAKIRIEEPHVESPDRVVVVIAPSKIGSKIWLRTPVLNNVYNGGGGGVEEEIEVSKAQEALLRVFERILEVAAETGAIAAGVGVVSCRVLAEAAQVGSVIGKGGKVVEKIRKETGCKIRVLNEKLPACAAATDEMIEIEGDILAVKKALIAVSGCLQECPPVDKTRMSVSRPEAVPRETLPDLRLDHLSQRNSMLNLASNSMSYVSGVRPSSREAERIPTLETKQQEVSFRILCANDKIGGVIGRGGSIVRALQNETGAAISVAASVAECDERLITVSASENPESRYSPAQKAAVLVFSRSVEAGIEKGRDSSSNKGSPLTARLVVSSNQVGCLLGKGGVIVSEIRKATGTGIRIVGGDQVPKCALENDEVVQISGDFSNVQDALYNITGRLRDNLFSSTVSNPGRRSNSSMLTDTSPYGRLKDPNPIGYQPSSSVGITCGLSRHSTLIQNMDHLGLSHSLDHPSPPRPWASQMSAFTDVGRGLTSLKSGTDIGSGSKSAIVTNTTVEIIVPENVIGSVYGENGANLARLRQISSAKVIVHEPRPGTTDRIIVISGTPDETQAAQSLLHAFILTGPS
- the LOC126586520 gene encoding KH domain-containing protein HEN4-like isoform X1 gives rise to the protein MGSTFFSLPAKRSLSTTMSSDSNPNFEKGPSKRSRPPPPLSVPPAHVAFRMLCHASRIGGVIGKSGSVIKQLQQATGAKIRIEEPHVESPDRVVVVIAPSKIGSKIWLRTPVLNNVYNGGGGGVEEEIEVSKAQEALLRVFERILEVAAETGAIAAGVGVVSCRVLAEAAQVGSVIGKGGKVVEKIRKETGCKIRVLNEKLPACAAATDEMIEIEGDILAVKKALIAVSGCLQECPPVDKTRMSVSRPEAVPRETLPDLRLDHLSQRNSMLNLASNSMSYVSGVRPSSREAERIPTLETKQQEVSFRILCANDKIGGVIGRGGSIVRALQNETGAAISVAASVAECDERLITVSASENPESRYSPAQKAAVLVFSRSVEAGIEKGRDSSSNKGSPLTARLVVSSNQVGCLLGKGGVIVSEIRKATGTGIRIVGGDQVPKCALENDEVVQISGDFSNVQDALYNITGRLRDNLFSSTVSNPGRRSNSSMLTDTSPYGRLKDPNPIGYQPSSSVGITCGLSRHSTLIQNMDHLGLSHSLDHPSPPRPWASQMSAFTDVGRGLTSLKSGTDIGSSGSKSAIVTNTTVEIIVPENVIGSVYGENGANLARLRQISSAKVIVHEPRPGTTDRIIVISGTPDETQAAQSLLHAFILTGPS